From a single Capsicum annuum cultivar UCD-10X-F1 chromosome 12, UCD10Xv1.1, whole genome shotgun sequence genomic region:
- the LOC107851895 gene encoding COP1-interactive protein 1, which translates to MEAEMAKQRWKGSMKAFQSHLDPEKEEQLKGIKKEIESKVKRIVKLSKSISKGSRDGNLRRRSELIQLVDDFHKQYQSLYAMYDNLRGEVKYNLCAKIRDNAASSSSSVSDSEAYQSPWQYAGEGSSYFSNTANHETAFLDLDSLPDSPTSSGQEPESRDVFKDLNNRGKGIENSMTDKLMNESAWLKEKVTEKEELLLSLTKKYEVHENERLAEIKSLEDQIAVMKKELGEQIMSKSNEIKQLEKGNAGLQVHVRELEAAFREKEDQFSNLLARFEENQTKSKSRIDDLMARANSLQQKLDSLHTERNEQLKLLNNEKHELELSLEKKYHEATVEVTDLKEKLTSASLVEKEILKENEGLQVQVKDWKLEVGSLCSQKSDLEKQIRDINREAYRSQLEKEELTDKINELETILLEKKHELSTLQKKHEAYANDMSNQNSSLAARINTLQQELRSGETEKVQLQSQLEKQKHEFFQSLTQLEKKNIELTMKITDKEKSIRENEHVINKLNEEHNQMKIRLEDSKSSLQNAEKKIEEMTQELRKKFEDGLRILSRRIRVAEQMHLENKEWYQKTRDSYEKENNDLKEKNARLQVGIRGIKDITLTANDTLASLDTVALKFEECTGHFFNRISKVSCELQFVKDWVMRKNKAIVHVQDDLDCLLAQLDDKEAEILVYREKVWKSDNKVRELEKMIKEKDDGMLALKEEKREAIRQLCIWIDYHRSRSDYYQKSLSVYGSRKNL; encoded by the exons ATGGAAGCAGAGATGGCGAAGCAACGTTGGAAGGGTTCCATGAAGGCTTTTCAGAGTCATCTTGATCCTGAAAAAGAAGAACAATTGAAAGGCATTAAAAAAG AGATTGAAAGCAAGGTAAAAAGGATTGTGAAGCTGAGCAAAAGTATAAGCAAAGGAAGTAGAGATGGGAACTTAAGGAGAAGATCAGAACTTATCCAACTTGTTGATGATTTCCACAAACAATACCAGTCCTTATATGCGATGTATGATAATCTCAGAGGAGAAGTAAAGTATAACCTTTGTGCTAAAATCAGGGACAACGCtgcatcttcatcttcttcagtTTCAGATTCGGAAGCATATCAGTCCCCGTGGCAGTATGCTGGTGAAGGCAGCTCATACTTTTCGAATACTGCAAATCATGAAACTGCATTTTTGGACTTGGATTCATTACCCGATTCACCAACATCTTCTGGCCAAGAACCTGAATCTAGAGATGTTTTCAAGGACTTGAACAATCGCGGCAAAGGGATAGAAAATAGCATGACAGACAAGTTGATGAATGAATCTGCTTGGTTAAAGGAGAAAGTAACAGAAAAAGAAGAACTTCTTTTGTCTCTTACCAAGAAATACGAGGTTCACGAGAACGAGAGGCTGGCTGAGATAAAGAGTTTAGAGGATCAAATTGCGGTGATGAAGAAAGAACTCGGAGAGCAGATTATGAGCAAGTCAAATGAAATTAAACAACTGGAAAAAGGCAATGCAGGGCTACAAGTCCATGTCCGCGAATTGGAAGCAGCATTTCGAGAGAAAGAAGATCAATTTTCTAATCTTCTTGCAAGATTTGAggaaaatcaaaccaaatcaaagtCGAGAATTGATGATCTAATGGCACGGGCAAATTCTCTGCAGCAAAAGTTGGACTCCTTACATACTGAAAGGAATGAACAGCTTAAGTTGTTAAACAATGAAAAACACGAGTTGGAGTTGTCACTGGAAAAGAAGTACCATGAGGCAACCGTGGAAGTTACAGATCTAAAAGAGAAACTAACAAGCGCCTCTTTGGTTGAGAAGGAAATATTAAAAGAGAATGAAGGTTTACAAGTACAGGTAAAAGACTGGAAATTGGAGGTAGGCTCACTCTGCAGCCAAAAGAGTGACTTGGAAAAGCAGATAAGGGATATAAACCGAGAAGCTTATCGTTCACAGTTAGAAAAAGAGGAGCTAACTGATAAGATAAATGAATTGGAAACCATACTTTTAGAGAAGAAACACGAGTTATCAACTCTTCAAAAGAAACATGAGGCTTACGCGAATGATATGTCCAATCAGAATTCATCTCTGGCAGCACGAATTAACACTCTCCAGCAGGAGCTACGAAGTGGAGAAACTGAAAAAGTTCAATTGCAATCACAGCTTGAGAAACAGAAACATGAGTTTTTCCAGAGCCTTACTCAGTTAGAAAAGAAAAACATCGAATTGACCATGAAGATAACAGATAAGGAGAAGTCAATAAGAGAAAACGAACATGTTATAAACAAGTTGAATGAGGAGCATAACCAAATGAAGATCAGGTTAGAAGATTCCAAATCAAGTTTGCAAAATGCtgaaaagaaaatagaagaaatgacACAAGAACTACGCAAGAAGTTTGAAGATGGTTTGAGAATCTTGAGCAGGAGGATCCGTGTGGCAGAACAAATGCACCTTGAGAATAAGGAGTGGTATCAGAAAACAAGAGACTCGTATGAGAAAGAAAATAACGATCTAAAAGAGAAAAATGCAAGGTTACAAGTTGGGATTAGAGGCATTAAGGATATAACACTAACAGCAAACGATACGTTGGCTTCACTAGACACAGTGGCTCTAAAATTTGAGGAGTGCACTGGTCATTTTTTTAATAGAATATCCAAGGTTTCGTGTGAGCTGCAATTTGTAAAAGATTGGGTTATGAGGAAAAACAAAGCAATAGTACATGTACAAGATGATCTAGATTGCTTACTTGCACAGTTGGATGACAAGGAAGCTGAGATATTAGTGTATAGAGAGAAGGTTTGGAAATCAGACAATAAAGTTAGAGAATTGGAGAAAATGATCAAGGAGAAAGATGATGGAATGTTGGCTCTCAAGGAGGAAAAGAGAGAAGCCATTCGACAATTATGTATCTGGATTGATTACCATCGAAGTCGTTCTGATTATTACCAAAAATCACTTTCTGTCTATGGCAGTAGAAAGAACCTTTAG
- the LOC107849050 gene encoding uncharacterized protein LOC107849050: MAKLSNLSINIPLLEAIQEIPGYTKLMKKLMSKKKLVDVDTIEVTHGCSAIMNSTVAEKKDDPRAFTIPYTIGMHDFEKALCDLSASINLMPFVIYKNLGLNTPIPTPIRLLMADQSIKSPVEIFLDALVKVDKFILLVDFVVLNYEIDQEVHIILGHTLLATERAIVNLQMGEIKFRVKEDEVSFKIYKSKKQTAEL; encoded by the coding sequence ATGGCAAAACTTAGCAATCTATCAATAAATATCCCATTGCTCGAGGCAATCCAAGAGATCCCGGGATACACTAAGctaatgaaaaagttgatgtccaaGAAGAAACTTGTTGATGTTGACACCATTGAGGTGACTcatgggtgtagtgctatcatgaaTAGTACGGTTGCGGAAAAGAAAGATGACCCCAGAGCATTTACCATCCCTTACACAATCGGCATGCATGATTTTGAaaaagctctatgtgaccttAGTGCAAGCATCAACTTAATGCCTTTTGTCATCTACAAGAATCTCGGATTGAATACCCCTATACCGACCCCTATAAGACTTCTCATGGCAGATCAGTCCATCAAAAGTCCAGTGGAAATTTTTCTTGATGCCCTTGTTAAAGTGGACAAGTTCATACTCCTGGTGGATTTTGTGGTGTTGAATTATGAAATAGACCAAGAGGTACATATCATTCTTGGTCACACTTTGTTAGCCACCGAGAGAGCCATTGTCAATCTACAAATGGGGGAGATAAAATTTAGGGTGAAAGAGGATGaagtctctttcaaaatttacAAGTCAAAGAAACAAACCGCGGAGCTTTAA